A region from the Gossypium hirsutum isolate 1008001.06 chromosome A08, Gossypium_hirsutum_v2.1, whole genome shotgun sequence genome encodes:
- the LOC107920762 gene encoding probable xyloglucan endotransglucosylase/hydrolase protein 30 produces MGLLSCSISETITPSLLFFLFSFIGFGTATFNVTTLAFDEGYNPLFGDGNLVRSPDGHSVRLLLDVYTGSGFISSRMYQHGFFSAKIKLPSDYTAGIVVAFYTSNGDVFEKNHDELDIEFLGNIESKPWRFQTNVYGNGSTNRGREERYNLWFDPSKEFHRYSILWTAKNIIFYVDEVPIREVVRNDAMGGDYPSKPMSLYATIWDASSWATNGGKYKVNYEYAPFTSEFKDLVLDGCAIDPIQKFPNSTACSETDTWLESRDYAIITPKSRSAMRRFRQRYMYYSYCYDNVRYPITPPECAVDSNEKQRFRNTGRLRFGGSHRKQARMERARRKRRSRAASVSDDQTDM; encoded by the exons ATGGGTCTCTTAAGCTGCTCTATTTCTGAAACCATAACCCCTTCCCTccttttcttcttgttttctttCATCGGCTTCGGTACTGCTACTTTCAACGTCACCACCCTCGCCTTTGATGAAGGTTACAACCCTCTCTTCGGCGATGGCAATCTTGTTCGTTCCCCGGATGGTCATAGCGTCCGCCTCCTCCTCGACGTTTATACTG GGTCGGGTTTTATTTCCTCTCGTATGTATCAACATGGATTTTTCAGTGCCAAAATCAAATTACCTTCAGACTATACTGCTGGAATAGTGGTTGCCTTCtat ACATCAAACGGTGACGTATTCGAGAAAAACCACGATGAATTAGACATCGAGTTTTTAGGAAATATTGAAAGTAAACCATGGAGATTCCAGACAAATGTGTATGGGAATGGCAGCACGAACCGAGGCCGAGAGGAACGCTATAACCTTTGGTTTGATCCGTCAAAAGAATTCCATAGATACAGCATTTTATGGACTGCCAAGAACATAAT ATTTTATGTCGATGAAGTTCCTATTAGGGAAGTGGTACGCAATGATGCAATGGGTGGAGACTACCCATCAAAGCCAATGTCTTTGTATGCAACAATTTGGGATGCCTCTAGCTGGGCCACCAACGGAGGAAAATATAAAGTTAATTATGAATATGCCCCTTTCACTTCCGAGTTTAAAGACCTAGTCCTTGATGGTTGCGCCATCGATCCCATCCAGAAATTCCCCAACTCCACTGCCTGCTCCGAGACAGATACCTGGCTCGAGAGCCGTGACTATGCCATCATAACACCGAAAAGCCGATCCGCCATGCGAAGATTCAGGCAGCGTTACATGTACTATTCATATTGTTATGACAATGTGCGTTACCCTATAACCCCTCCCGAGTGCGCAGTTGATTCAAACGAAAAACAAAGGTTCCGTAACACCGGGAGGTTGAGATTCGGTGGAAGCCATAGGAAGCAAGCGAGGATGGAAAGAGCACGCCGAAAGAGAAGGTCACGGGCTGCTTCCGTCTCCGATGATCAAACCGATATGTGA